Proteins from one Corallococcus exiguus genomic window:
- a CDS encoding RDD family protein, whose protein sequence is MSDGTLFSMDTPPTEARFQNRLWVADALDLTGAALVGWGAVRAAEWVSTPALLGFAMGVAWVVLSCVGGLTGLTPGRHALGLKLERAEGRAPGLGAGLLRALTAPVELLLQVVLQHRPLDAQLGVHAAVIPGGIRGWARSLPLPLVGLVLLAGAVWSIVTPTRQEMLQYLDRTLTGWHCCHGTREATWQCRASLSRAVRNANGGDTEVSEFLRNECPVAATRLGP, encoded by the coding sequence ATGAGCGACGGGACGTTGTTCTCCATGGACACTCCGCCCACCGAGGCCCGGTTCCAGAACCGGCTCTGGGTGGCGGATGCATTGGACCTCACGGGCGCGGCGCTCGTGGGTTGGGGGGCGGTGCGCGCGGCGGAGTGGGTGTCCACGCCGGCGCTGCTGGGGTTCGCCATGGGGGTCGCCTGGGTGGTGCTGTCCTGCGTGGGCGGGCTGACAGGGCTCACCCCGGGCCGTCACGCCCTGGGACTGAAGCTGGAGCGGGCGGAAGGACGGGCGCCCGGCCTGGGCGCGGGGCTGTTGCGCGCGCTCACCGCGCCGGTGGAGCTGCTGCTGCAGGTGGTGCTGCAACACCGGCCGCTGGATGCGCAGCTGGGCGTGCACGCGGCCGTGATTCCGGGCGGGATTCGTGGCTGGGCGCGGAGCCTGCCGCTGCCGCTCGTGGGGCTGGTGCTGCTGGCGGGCGCGGTGTGGAGCATCGTCACGCCCACGCGCCAGGAGATGCTCCAGTACCTGGACCGCACGCTGACCGGGTGGCACTGCTGCCACGGCACGCGCGAGGCCACCTGGCAGTGCCGCGCGTCCCTGTCCCGCGCGGTGCGCAACGCGAACGGCGGCGACACGGAGGTCTCGGAGTTCCTGCGCAACGAGTGCCCCGTGGCCGCCACGCGGCTGGGGCCCTGA
- a CDS encoding PDR/VanB family oxidoreductase, whose amino-acid sequence MTTNTLRLRVARITREAEGIQSYELVSQDGGPLPEFEAGAHLDVQVPGLDGMRQYSLCNDPSETHRYVIAVQRDANGRGGSKAMHENVHEGDVLTVSEPLNDFPLLYGRSYVLIAGGIGITPLLAMARLLERTGAEWVLHYCTREADRTAFLELLSTPSFAGRVHVHHDGGDPSKGLDVRALLATRGPGTRLYCCGPAGLMKAVREAATLHKWPWEKVHFEAFTAEGTSATHATPEEDFEVSLKSTGQVLRVPAGKSVLNVLRTHGVKVESDCEAGSCGTCVTRVCEGTPDHRDTFFQQEPAGNARMLVCVSRARSKRLVLDL is encoded by the coding sequence GTGACGACGAACACGCTGCGCCTCCGGGTGGCGCGCATCACCCGTGAAGCGGAGGGCATCCAGTCCTACGAGCTCGTCTCCCAGGACGGCGGCCCCCTGCCCGAGTTCGAAGCCGGCGCGCACCTGGACGTGCAGGTGCCGGGCCTCGACGGCATGCGCCAGTACTCGCTCTGCAACGACCCGAGCGAGACGCACCGCTACGTCATCGCCGTGCAGCGTGACGCCAACGGCCGCGGTGGCTCCAAGGCGATGCACGAGAACGTCCACGAGGGCGACGTGCTCACCGTGAGCGAGCCCCTCAACGACTTCCCCCTCCTGTACGGGCGCAGCTACGTGCTCATCGCGGGCGGCATTGGCATCACGCCGCTCCTGGCCATGGCGCGCCTGCTGGAGCGCACCGGCGCGGAGTGGGTGCTGCACTACTGCACGCGCGAAGCGGACCGCACCGCCTTCCTGGAACTGTTGTCCACGCCGTCCTTCGCGGGCCGCGTGCACGTGCACCACGACGGGGGCGACCCCTCCAAGGGGCTGGACGTGCGGGCGCTGCTCGCGACGCGCGGCCCGGGCACCCGGCTGTACTGCTGCGGTCCGGCGGGCCTGATGAAGGCCGTGCGCGAGGCGGCCACGCTGCACAAGTGGCCCTGGGAGAAGGTGCACTTCGAGGCCTTCACCGCGGAGGGCACCTCCGCCACCCACGCGACCCCGGAGGAGGACTTCGAGGTGTCGCTCAAGAGCACCGGCCAGGTGCTGCGCGTGCCGGCCGGCAAGAGCGTGCTCAACGTGCTGCGCACCCACGGCGTGAAGGTGGAGAGCGACTGTGAGGCGGGCTCCTGCGGCACCTGCGTCACCCGCGTGTGCGAGGGCACTCCGGACCACCGTGACACGTTCTTCCAGCAAGAGCCCGCGGGAAATGCGCGAATGCTGGTCTGCGTATCACGTGCCCGGTCCAAGCGGCTGGTGCTGGATCTGTAG
- a CDS encoding M24 family metallopeptidase — protein sequence MRSWKHLLVVPLVCSSACATAPAVSSKPEAPAAAAAPAAPAAVAAPAAPAAPVRPFGTLREQSARQQAWLKERLETGVPQLMRKYGVRMWVVPMREYNEDPVFKALVSPTTFAARRRTIYVFFDRGADKGVERLALGGSTQGGLYEARRAPMMVDRGGSQRAAELLGPEQWLLLKQVVEERKPDSIAIDVSPAIAFADGLTHGEYEGMAQALGPTWTKRLKPAGGLPLDVLGWRSADEVRFYADLQKYAWNLIQTAFSNAVITPGTTTTQDVEWWMRQRLADEGLDTWFQPDVDVQRQGATDEQLGDSPVIQRGDVLHCDFGVTALRLNTDTQHMGYVLRDGETDAPEGLRAALKASNRLQDIVTGEIKPGRTGNEVLRASLARMKSEGINGTVYSHPIGLHGHGAGPMIGMWDRQEGVPGNGEHKVMPDSWFSIELQATSPVPEWKDQPVRSAQEEDVVVDSQGAVHWAFQRQTSFHLVR from the coding sequence ATGCGCTCCTGGAAACACCTGCTCGTCGTCCCGCTCGTCTGTTCCTCCGCCTGCGCCACCGCGCCCGCCGTCTCCTCGAAGCCCGAGGCCCCGGCCGCCGCCGCCGCTCCAGCCGCTCCCGCTGCTGTCGCCGCTCCCGCCGCGCCCGCCGCGCCGGTGCGCCCCTTCGGCACGCTGCGCGAACAGTCCGCCCGCCAGCAGGCGTGGCTCAAGGAACGGCTGGAGACCGGCGTGCCCCAGCTCATGCGCAAGTACGGCGTGCGCATGTGGGTCGTCCCCATGCGCGAGTACAACGAGGACCCCGTCTTCAAGGCGCTCGTCTCTCCCACCACCTTCGCCGCCCGCCGCCGCACCATCTACGTCTTCTTCGACCGCGGCGCGGACAAGGGCGTGGAGCGGCTGGCGCTCGGAGGCAGCACCCAGGGCGGCCTCTATGAAGCCCGCCGCGCTCCCATGATGGTCGACCGCGGCGGCTCGCAGCGCGCCGCGGAGCTCCTGGGCCCCGAACAGTGGCTGCTCCTCAAGCAGGTCGTGGAGGAGCGCAAGCCGGACTCCATCGCCATCGACGTGTCCCCCGCCATCGCCTTCGCGGACGGCCTCACCCACGGCGAATACGAAGGCATGGCCCAGGCCCTGGGCCCCACCTGGACGAAGCGCCTCAAGCCCGCCGGCGGCCTGCCCCTGGACGTGCTCGGCTGGCGCAGCGCCGACGAGGTCCGCTTCTACGCCGACCTCCAGAAGTACGCCTGGAACCTCATCCAGACCGCCTTCTCCAACGCCGTCATCACCCCCGGCACCACCACCACCCAGGACGTGGAGTGGTGGATGCGCCAGCGCCTGGCCGACGAAGGCCTGGACACCTGGTTCCAACCGGACGTGGACGTGCAGCGCCAGGGCGCCACCGACGAACAGCTGGGCGACAGCCCCGTCATCCAGCGCGGCGACGTGCTCCACTGTGACTTCGGCGTCACCGCGCTCCGCCTCAACACCGACACCCAGCACATGGGCTACGTGCTGCGCGACGGCGAGACGGACGCGCCCGAAGGCCTCAGGGCCGCGCTCAAGGCGTCCAACCGGCTCCAGGACATCGTCACCGGTGAAATCAAGCCGGGCCGCACCGGCAACGAAGTCCTGCGCGCCTCGCTCGCGCGCATGAAGTCCGAAGGCATCAACGGCACCGTGTACTCACACCCCATTGGCCTGCACGGCCACGGCGCCGGCCCCATGATTGGCATGTGGGACCGCCAGGAGGGCGTGCCCGGCAACGGCGAGCACAAGGTGATGCCGGACTCCTGGTTCTCCATCGAGCTGCAGGCCACCAGCCCCGTGCCGGAGTGGAAGGACCAGCCCGTGCGCTCCGCCCAGGAGGAGGACGTCGTCGTGGACTCGCAAGGCGCCGTGCACTGGGCCTTCCAGCGTCAGACGTCCTTCCACCTGGTGCGCTAA
- a CDS encoding cytochrome-c peroxidase, producing MTGFRPRTAVLALALLGAGCESEVPFPTDDELDQLSALHTQSVKPEADPTNKWADNPDAASLGQRLFEDPKLSRCGTVSCKSCHAGESYTVETATAEGCGGHQSERNPPSLLNVGYSRWFMWDGRADRLWSQAVLPLTNPIEMDSDATVVRTRLSEEPTYTAGYTQLFGKAPADESDPDRLMANLGKVLAAYQRTLNRTDAPFDADVRRFLQAVEAGTQEKDPAYLGLKTFVRKGQCVVCHKGRSLSDDKFHNLGLKDTGAGRRGQADVVDTLVSWPLNAAGPYSDAPSGIDAARLPTLKAQAQSKPTEVEGAFRTPTLRNVALSAPYMHTGAEKTLEDVINFYNEGGDPAGTFVGVRTETIVKLDLSSEEKQALVTLLKSMTGAAK from the coding sequence ATGACTGGTTTCCGTCCGCGTACCGCCGTGCTCGCCCTGGCCCTGCTGGGGGCGGGTTGCGAATCCGAAGTGCCCTTTCCGACCGATGACGAGCTGGACCAGCTGAGCGCCCTGCACACGCAGAGCGTGAAGCCGGAGGCCGACCCCACCAACAAGTGGGCGGACAACCCGGACGCGGCGTCACTGGGGCAGCGTCTGTTCGAGGACCCGAAGCTGTCGCGCTGCGGGACGGTGTCCTGCAAGAGCTGCCACGCGGGTGAGTCCTACACGGTGGAGACGGCGACGGCGGAGGGCTGCGGAGGCCACCAGTCCGAGCGAAACCCGCCCAGCCTGTTGAACGTGGGCTACAGCCGCTGGTTCATGTGGGACGGACGGGCGGACCGGCTCTGGTCGCAGGCGGTGCTGCCGCTGACGAACCCCATCGAGATGGACTCGGACGCGACGGTGGTGCGCACGCGGCTGTCCGAGGAGCCCACGTACACGGCGGGGTACACGCAGCTGTTCGGCAAGGCCCCCGCGGACGAGTCGGACCCGGACCGGCTGATGGCGAACCTGGGCAAGGTGCTGGCGGCGTACCAGCGCACGCTCAACCGCACCGACGCGCCCTTCGACGCGGACGTGCGGCGCTTCCTGCAGGCGGTGGAGGCGGGCACGCAGGAGAAGGACCCGGCGTACCTGGGCCTGAAGACGTTCGTGCGCAAGGGCCAGTGCGTGGTGTGCCACAAGGGCCGCTCGCTGTCGGACGACAAGTTCCACAACCTGGGGTTGAAGGACACGGGCGCGGGGCGGCGCGGGCAGGCGGACGTGGTGGACACGCTGGTGTCCTGGCCGCTCAACGCCGCGGGCCCCTACAGCGACGCGCCGTCGGGCATCGACGCGGCGCGGTTGCCCACGCTGAAGGCGCAGGCGCAGAGCAAGCCCACGGAGGTGGAGGGCGCGTTCCGCACGCCCACGCTGCGCAACGTGGCGCTGAGCGCGCCGTACATGCACACCGGCGCGGAGAAGACGCTGGAGGACGTCATCAACTTCTACAACGAGGGCGGCGACCCGGCCGGCACCTTCGTGGGCGTGCGCACGGAGACCATCGTCAAGCTGGACCTGAGCAGCGAGGAGAAGCAGGCGCTGGTGACGCTGCTCAAGTCCATGACGGGCGCGGCGAAGTAG
- a CDS encoding S8 family serine peptidase, whose translation MRHWTFVGLLALAACAPESSPRTSAQGQVCPGVVAGGMTVRQGLDGNLPSRVQEDGREPVIIRFRRGDRTQASSVTASGASFTASTGAKVGAVYRNIPAVAARVSPQERLLLERSPLVESIEADQIWVAQGLTPGLLTPLPRQVTAVTPMPGDEYTEGLHLVQAPDVWDADRDGVLDVGAPTGEGVRVCVIDSGLDMDHPEFQGAVAGSHDFLDEDDDANDRSPQGQWGQGHGTHVAGIIAARMGQGGDTGPRGAPGGMVGVAPHASLLIARVLDLSGQTQMSVVLSAMEWCESHGARVVSLSLGGGNPTRSTVEAFRALADHGLLVVAAAGNQGGPVLYPASDPSVLAVGAVDANERRASFSNMGADLALVAPGVDVLSTFPRGLGAFAEMSLDDTSPMSRSLLYSPTGDTAGRLVDCGLGDSLAACLGATCDGFVAYVRPGAVPVSEAMANVMMQGARAVVFGSDDAPAGGAVDILSLPRIGRWAPAVSVNQAASTVLRERLGADARLSLIPVDYTHVSGTSMAAPYVSGVAALLWSARPELTPQQVRDALESSAHDLGIAGRDPVFGHGLVRARDALQRLP comes from the coding sequence ATGAGGCATTGGACATTCGTCGGATTGCTGGCGCTGGCCGCATGTGCGCCGGAGTCGTCCCCACGCACCTCCGCGCAGGGGCAGGTGTGCCCGGGCGTCGTCGCCGGAGGGATGACGGTCCGCCAGGGGCTGGATGGAAACCTGCCCTCCCGGGTGCAGGAGGACGGGCGCGAGCCGGTCATCATCCGCTTCCGCCGGGGAGACCGCACCCAGGCCTCGAGCGTCACGGCGTCGGGCGCCAGCTTCACGGCGAGCACCGGCGCGAAGGTGGGCGCCGTCTACCGCAACATCCCCGCGGTGGCCGCGCGCGTGTCGCCCCAGGAGCGGCTCCTGCTGGAGCGCAGCCCCCTGGTGGAGAGCATCGAGGCGGACCAGATCTGGGTCGCCCAGGGCCTGACGCCCGGGCTGCTCACGCCGCTGCCGCGCCAGGTGACGGCCGTCACGCCCATGCCGGGGGACGAGTACACCGAGGGCCTGCACCTGGTGCAGGCCCCGGACGTGTGGGACGCGGACCGGGACGGCGTGCTGGACGTGGGCGCTCCCACGGGCGAGGGCGTGCGGGTGTGCGTCATCGACAGCGGCCTGGACATGGACCACCCGGAGTTCCAGGGCGCGGTGGCGGGCAGCCACGACTTCCTGGATGAAGACGACGACGCCAATGACCGGAGCCCCCAGGGCCAGTGGGGCCAGGGCCACGGCACGCACGTGGCGGGCATCATCGCGGCGCGCATGGGCCAGGGCGGCGACACCGGCCCCCGGGGCGCGCCGGGCGGCATGGTGGGCGTGGCGCCCCACGCGTCGCTGCTCATCGCCCGCGTGCTGGACCTGTCCGGGCAGACGCAGATGAGCGTGGTCCTCTCCGCCATGGAGTGGTGCGAGTCCCACGGCGCGCGCGTCGTGTCGCTGTCGCTGGGCGGTGGCAACCCCACCCGCAGCACGGTGGAGGCGTTCCGCGCGCTGGCGGATCACGGCCTGCTGGTGGTGGCGGCCGCGGGCAACCAGGGCGGCCCGGTGCTGTACCCCGCGTCCGACCCGTCCGTGCTCGCGGTGGGCGCGGTGGACGCGAACGAGCGGCGCGCGAGCTTCTCCAACATGGGCGCGGACCTCGCGCTGGTGGCGCCCGGCGTGGACGTGCTGTCCACCTTCCCCCGGGGCCTGGGCGCCTTCGCGGAGATGTCCCTGGACGACACGTCCCCCATGTCGCGCTCGCTCCTGTACTCGCCCACGGGTGACACCGCGGGGCGGCTGGTGGACTGCGGCCTGGGGGATTCCCTGGCCGCGTGTCTGGGTGCCACCTGTGACGGCTTCGTCGCCTACGTGCGGCCGGGCGCGGTGCCGGTGTCCGAGGCCATGGCCAACGTGATGATGCAGGGCGCGCGCGCCGTCGTCTTCGGCTCCGACGACGCCCCCGCGGGCGGCGCGGTGGACATCCTCTCCCTGCCCCGCATCGGCCGCTGGGCCCCCGCCGTCAGCGTCAACCAGGCCGCCAGCACCGTGCTGCGCGAGCGGCTGGGCGCGGACGCGCGGCTGTCACTGATTCCGGTGGACTACACCCACGTCTCCGGCACCTCCATGGCCGCGCCCTACGTGAGCGGCGTGGCCGCGCTGCTCTGGAGCGCCCGGCCCGAGCTCACGCCCCAACAGGTGCGCGACGCCCTGGAGTCCTCCGCGCACGACCTGGGCATCGCGGGCCGGGACCCCGTGTTCGGCCACGGCCTGGTGCGCGCGCGAGACGCCCTGCAACGGCTGCCGTGA
- a CDS encoding serine/threonine protein kinase, translated as MSTAPTESPRFFGRYELVHLLGQGGMGEVYLAKLSGAAGFEKPCIVKTILPGLVKDRQFLDRFHHEAKVLVHLVHSSIAQVYDMGEADGTYYMALEYVAGVDLGYLLEQARVQGRAVPAPVALYIGQRMAEGLGYAHRKTGTDGEPLGIVHRDVSPHNVMVSYEGEVKVIDFGLAKSTARSKYTLPSTVMGKLGYMSPEQVRAEPLDHRSDIYSCAVVVWEMLAGRGLVPHGTVGEMMAAMSHPVVPPLADFRPDVEPSLEAVLRRALAPSPTDRYSRADEFARALNAELLRSGNPIGAEEAGEFVRALCPEAFAEQRKLTSSVHGERRTPSPAPRGGSGTGLYGGSGSGSADVQATAPGTGEESAGNRPNTGRIDVDGPGLGPGGTFVSHPSGSGGVAPSTSGSGGVALPTSGSEGVRSTSGSGDVARGTTGSGGVARSTDEVDAAALGATAVHLAAAPSQGAGVAGTSGQLPAQTGSRRPVARIAVAALLLVGASVGITAYVLRPNTAEQPVAPQTLPPAEPVVAAAPPKVEEPPPAVTPTEEPPPEAAVDAGAGEPEAKPGPVVKAPPEVKPVPGPKRPATPQVEMVPAHLTVAKIGETGGGQRMVDATVPKGTNAGSVFKVVGPPQRGTRKRPVLGTATVVSIQPNRERMNVRLDAEADAAKEPRFLLLSGRPSGPALPTPVAESAPAAPEPKPVERSRLLGQAEIDGILGSSFNSILYVISSDTRTWHNCAIVLSGRRGARMARLEPYQTHTVKVEERYFKVSEKLPAVPEKAVWVSCDEGEDTFALRKR; from the coding sequence ATGAGCACCGCACCCACAGAGTCCCCCCGTTTTTTCGGGCGCTACGAGCTCGTCCACCTCCTGGGCCAGGGCGGCATGGGAGAGGTGTACCTGGCGAAGCTGTCCGGGGCGGCGGGCTTCGAAAAGCCCTGCATCGTGAAGACCATCCTGCCGGGGCTGGTGAAGGACCGGCAGTTCCTGGACCGGTTCCACCACGAGGCCAAGGTGCTGGTGCACCTGGTCCACTCCTCCATCGCCCAGGTGTACGACATGGGCGAGGCGGACGGCACCTACTACATGGCCCTGGAGTACGTGGCGGGCGTGGACCTGGGCTATCTGCTGGAGCAGGCCCGGGTGCAGGGGCGGGCGGTGCCGGCGCCGGTGGCGCTCTACATCGGCCAGCGCATGGCGGAAGGCCTGGGGTACGCGCACCGCAAGACGGGCACGGACGGCGAGCCCCTGGGCATCGTCCACCGCGATGTGTCCCCGCACAACGTGATGGTGTCGTACGAGGGCGAGGTGAAGGTCATCGACTTCGGCCTCGCGAAGTCCACCGCGCGCAGCAAGTACACGCTGCCGTCCACGGTGATGGGGAAGCTGGGCTACATGTCCCCGGAGCAGGTCCGCGCCGAGCCGCTGGACCATCGCAGCGACATCTACTCCTGCGCGGTGGTGGTGTGGGAGATGCTGGCGGGCCGTGGGCTGGTTCCCCACGGCACCGTGGGCGAGATGATGGCGGCGATGTCGCATCCGGTGGTGCCGCCGCTGGCGGACTTCCGTCCGGACGTGGAGCCGTCGCTGGAAGCCGTGCTGCGCCGCGCGCTGGCACCGTCGCCGACCGACCGGTACTCGCGAGCGGATGAGTTCGCGCGGGCGCTCAACGCGGAGCTGCTGCGCTCGGGGAATCCCATTGGAGCGGAGGAGGCGGGTGAGTTCGTGCGCGCGCTCTGCCCGGAGGCCTTCGCCGAGCAGCGCAAGCTGACGTCCAGCGTGCACGGGGAGCGGAGAACGCCGTCGCCCGCGCCCCGGGGCGGTTCGGGCACGGGGCTGTACGGCGGTTCCGGCAGTGGCTCGGCGGATGTCCAGGCCACGGCGCCGGGGACCGGCGAGGAGTCCGCCGGGAACAGGCCCAACACCGGGCGCATCGACGTGGACGGGCCAGGGCTCGGGCCGGGGGGCACGTTCGTGTCCCATCCCTCGGGCTCTGGCGGCGTGGCGCCGAGCACATCGGGCTCAGGCGGTGTGGCCCTGCCCACGTCGGGTTCGGAGGGCGTGCGGAGCACGTCGGGCTCTGGCGATGTGGCGCGCGGCACGACGGGTTCCGGTGGCGTGGCGCGGAGCACCGACGAGGTGGACGCGGCCGCGCTGGGCGCCACGGCGGTGCACCTGGCCGCCGCGCCGTCCCAGGGCGCCGGGGTGGCGGGCACGTCCGGACAGCTGCCGGCGCAGACCGGGTCTCGCAGGCCGGTGGCGCGGATCGCCGTGGCGGCGCTGCTGCTGGTGGGCGCCTCCGTGGGCATCACCGCCTACGTGCTGCGCCCGAATACGGCCGAGCAGCCCGTGGCACCCCAGACGCTCCCGCCGGCCGAGCCGGTGGTGGCCGCCGCGCCCCCGAAGGTGGAGGAGCCGCCTCCCGCGGTGACGCCGACCGAGGAGCCCCCTCCCGAGGCGGCGGTGGACGCGGGCGCGGGGGAGCCGGAGGCGAAGCCCGGGCCGGTGGTGAAGGCTCCGCCCGAGGTGAAGCCCGTCCCCGGACCGAAGCGGCCCGCGACGCCCCAGGTCGAGATGGTGCCCGCTCATCTGACCGTGGCGAAGATTGGCGAAACGGGCGGTGGCCAGCGCATGGTGGACGCGACAGTGCCCAAGGGCACCAACGCGGGCTCCGTGTTCAAGGTGGTGGGCCCTCCGCAGCGGGGGACCCGCAAGCGTCCGGTGCTGGGGACGGCGACCGTGGTGTCCATCCAACCGAACCGCGAGCGCATGAACGTGCGGCTGGACGCGGAGGCGGATGCGGCGAAGGAGCCGCGCTTCCTGCTGCTGAGCGGGCGCCCGTCGGGGCCGGCGCTGCCCACGCCCGTGGCCGAGTCCGCGCCGGCCGCGCCCGAGCCGAAGCCCGTGGAGCGCTCACGCCTCCTGGGACAGGCGGAGATCGACGGCATCCTGGGGAGCAGCTTCAACAGCATCCTCTATGTGATCAGCTCCGACACCCGGACCTGGCACAACTGCGCCATCGTCCTGAGCGGACGGAGGGGGGCGCGGATGGCGCGGCTGGAGCCCTACCAGACGCACACGGTCAAGGTGGAGGAGCGCTACTTCAAGGTGAGCGAGAAGCTGCCCGCCGTGCCGGAGAAGGCCGTGTGGGTGAGCTGCGACGAGGGCGAGGACACCTTCGCGCTGCGCAAGCGCTGA
- a CDS encoding ABC transporter ATP-binding protein has product MATVSLQDVRKVYRGGVAAVKGVTLDIADGEFVSLVGPSGCGKSTTLNLIAGLEELSGGELRIDGQLVNDLSPRERDIAMVFQSYALYPHLDVAGNLAFPLKVAGMGAKDVEARVREVSGVLGLEALLARRPKELSGGQRQRVALGRALVRRPKVFLFDEPLSNLDAALRTQMRGEIKKLHEQLKATFIYVTHDQAEAMTLSDRVVVMSQGEVQQVAPPRELYDAPANLFVAGFFGSPRINLVKPQTLGLSEDDAVLGLRPEHLQVGQGAMPEDAREGRVYLVEPMGAEVWVTVETGGERLVARAPGDFRAASGDTVWLRHDARYLRRFDAKTGRAV; this is encoded by the coding sequence TTGGCGACGGTGTCCCTGCAGGACGTGCGCAAGGTGTACCGGGGTGGGGTGGCGGCGGTGAAGGGCGTGACGCTGGACATCGCGGACGGCGAGTTCGTGTCGCTGGTGGGCCCGTCCGGGTGCGGCAAGTCCACGACCTTGAACCTCATCGCCGGGCTGGAGGAATTGTCCGGCGGCGAGCTGCGCATCGACGGGCAGTTGGTGAACGACCTGTCGCCGCGCGAGCGGGACATCGCGATGGTGTTCCAGAGCTACGCGCTCTATCCGCACCTGGACGTGGCGGGGAACCTGGCGTTCCCGCTGAAGGTGGCGGGGATGGGGGCGAAGGACGTCGAAGCGCGCGTGCGCGAGGTGTCCGGCGTGCTGGGGCTGGAGGCGCTGCTGGCGCGCCGGCCGAAGGAGCTGTCGGGCGGTCAGCGGCAGCGGGTGGCGCTGGGGCGCGCGCTGGTGCGCAGGCCCAAGGTGTTCCTCTTCGACGAGCCCCTGTCCAACCTGGACGCGGCGCTGCGTACGCAGATGCGCGGCGAAATCAAGAAGCTGCACGAACAGCTGAAGGCCACGTTCATCTACGTCACGCACGACCAGGCGGAGGCGATGACGTTGTCGGACCGCGTGGTGGTGATGAGCCAGGGCGAGGTGCAGCAGGTGGCTCCACCGCGCGAGCTGTATGACGCACCGGCGAACCTCTTCGTGGCGGGCTTCTTCGGCTCGCCGCGCATCAACCTGGTGAAGCCCCAGACGCTGGGTCTGTCCGAAGATGACGCGGTGCTGGGCCTGAGGCCTGAGCACCTCCAGGTGGGGCAGGGCGCCATGCCGGAGGACGCGCGCGAGGGGCGCGTGTACCTGGTGGAGCCCATGGGCGCGGAGGTCTGGGTGACGGTGGAGACAGGCGGCGAGCGCCTGGTGGCGCGGGCGCCCGGGGACTTCCGCGCCGCGAGCGGAGACACGGTGTGGCTGCGCCACGACGCCCGCTACCTGCGCCGGTTCGACGCGAAGACGGGGCGCGCGGTGTGA
- a CDS encoding Kelch repeat-containing protein, with protein sequence MLWLGVVFACGPAPRADAGGVEAPVPGVLSTPRRLLPYIALDDGRVLAAGGHDGNRTLGSCEVFDPETGHWRSTGALRTARRNHAAVRLLDGRVLVVGGSNGVTVGALASAELYAPDTGVWTQASPMSEARNDPAVVVLPDGRVLVAGGTDVDLRPVRSAELFDPVTATWSAAEAPAYARGGAGTAVVLRTGKVLFASGLQSELYDPATGHWEKAGAVGGAAGTHRLGHTVTLLPDGRVLVVGGTTTQAARTAEVYVPERNAWELVEAPAVPREHHAALLTAEGAVLVVGGEHSSRGTLDSAERFDPAKGLWTQAPTLHEPRGEAGALWLRRGTVLVVGGVNELGTLATSEEYVPAPAVAQVTPLE encoded by the coding sequence ATGCTGTGGTTGGGAGTGGTGTTCGCGTGCGGGCCCGCGCCGCGCGCTGATGCGGGCGGCGTGGAGGCACCGGTGCCAGGCGTGTTGTCCACGCCGAGGCGGCTGTTGCCCTACATCGCGTTGGACGACGGGAGGGTGCTCGCGGCGGGAGGGCATGACGGCAACCGCACGCTGGGCAGCTGCGAGGTCTTCGACCCGGAAACAGGGCACTGGAGGTCCACGGGAGCGCTGCGCACGGCGCGGCGCAACCACGCGGCGGTGCGGCTGCTGGATGGGCGCGTGCTGGTGGTGGGCGGCTCCAACGGCGTGACGGTGGGCGCGCTGGCGAGCGCGGAGCTGTACGCGCCTGACACGGGCGTGTGGACGCAAGCGTCGCCCATGAGCGAGGCGCGCAACGACCCCGCGGTGGTGGTGTTGCCGGATGGGCGCGTGCTGGTGGCGGGAGGCACGGACGTGGATCTGCGGCCGGTGCGTTCGGCGGAGCTGTTCGATCCGGTGACGGCGACGTGGAGCGCGGCGGAGGCGCCTGCGTACGCGCGAGGCGGCGCGGGGACGGCGGTGGTGCTGCGCACGGGCAAGGTGCTCTTCGCGAGCGGCCTGCAGTCGGAGCTGTATGACCCGGCGACGGGCCACTGGGAGAAGGCGGGAGCGGTGGGTGGCGCGGCGGGGACGCACCGGCTGGGGCACACCGTGACGCTGCTCCCGGACGGGCGCGTGCTGGTGGTGGGCGGCACCACGACGCAGGCGGCGAGGACGGCGGAGGTGTACGTGCCGGAGCGCAACGCCTGGGAGTTGGTGGAGGCGCCAGCGGTGCCGCGCGAGCACCACGCGGCGCTGCTGACCGCGGAGGGCGCGGTGCTGGTGGTGGGCGGCGAGCACTCCTCACGAGGCACACTGGACTCCGCGGAGCGCTTCGATCCGGCGAAGGGCCTCTGGACGCAGGCGCCCACGCTGCATGAGCCGCGAGGCGAAGCCGGAGCGCTATGGCTGCGCCGGGGCACGGTGCTGGTGGTGGGCGGAGTGAACGAACTGGGCACCCTGGCCACGAGCGAGGAATACGTCCCCGCTCCCGCCGTGGCCCAGGTCACGCCCCTGGAGTGA
- a CDS encoding DUF2171 domain-containing protein, translating to MSARSDAMIHAGEVREGMSVRTADGQRLGRVAGVGDTHFELEQGVVPIPRRDYLVEYSDVEAVSGDEVLLKPADHSQLTLEEDDDGGALPPRHSEGLEAEPANDPVGPMRH from the coding sequence ATGAGCGCGAGGAGCGACGCGATGATTCACGCGGGAGAGGTTCGCGAAGGCATGTCGGTGCGCACCGCCGACGGACAGCGGCTGGGCCGGGTGGCGGGCGTGGGCGACACGCACTTCGAACTGGAGCAGGGGGTGGTGCCCATTCCCCGGCGCGACTACCTGGTCGAGTACAGCGACGTGGAGGCCGTGAGCGGGGATGAAGTCCTGCTCAAGCCGGCGGACCACTCGCAGCTCACGCTGGAGGAGGACGACGACGGCGGAGCCCTGCCGCCGCGCCACAGCGAGGGCCTGGAAGCGGAGCCCGCGAACGACCCCGTGGGTCCCATGAGGCACTGA